A part of Gramella sp. MAR_2010_147 genomic DNA contains:
- the rpsA gene encoding 30S ribosomal protein S1, with the protein MAEETKNKEVQDNTENVDVQDVAGMDSQSQPEQEKQQDNPEKFLKEFNWHNYEEGIDPIDDEKLEEFEKLVEENFVDTLDDEVVTGKVINITDRDAIIDINAKSEGVISLNEFRYNPDLKEGDDVEVLIDVREDSTGQLILSHRKARVIKAWERVNTAHDESLVVNGFIKCRTKGGMIVDVFGIEAFLPGSQIDVKPIRDYDAYVGKNMEFKVVKINHEFKNVVVSHKALIEADIEEQKKEIIGQLEKGQVLEGTVKNITSYGVFVDLGGVDGLVHITDLSWSRINHPNEIVELDQKLNVVILDFDESKSRIQLGLKQLSQHPWDALSEELKVGDNVKGKVVVIADYGAFIEVAEGVEGLIHVSEMSWSTHLRSAQDFVNVGDEVEAQILTLDREDRKMSLGIKQLSQDPWTDITTKYPVGSKHKGIVRNFTNFGVFVELEEGIDGLIYISDLSWTKKIKHPSEFTNVGDELEVVVLELDVEGRKLSLGHKQIEDNPWDKYEADFGVGTKHTAAITEIVDKGATIDFNEDITAFIPQRHLEKEDGSKLGKGEEAEFQIIEFNKEFKRVVASHMVIHKEEEQKIVKQAAKKSASQNKDNATTIGDVNADLQALKDKMEGKK; encoded by the coding sequence ATGGCTGAAGAAACAAAAAACAAAGAAGTTCAGGACAACACTGAGAATGTTGATGTTCAGGACGTAGCAGGTATGGATTCTCAATCTCAACCTGAACAAGAAAAACAACAGGACAATCCTGAAAAATTTCTTAAAGAATTTAACTGGCACAATTACGAAGAAGGAATTGATCCTATCGACGATGAGAAGCTGGAAGAATTTGAAAAGCTAGTTGAAGAAAATTTCGTTGACACTTTAGATGATGAAGTTGTAACAGGAAAAGTAATTAATATTACAGATCGTGATGCAATTATCGATATCAATGCGAAAAGTGAAGGTGTAATTTCTCTAAATGAATTTCGTTACAATCCAGACCTTAAAGAAGGAGATGATGTTGAGGTGTTAATCGACGTTCGCGAAGATTCTACCGGGCAGTTGATCCTTTCTCACCGTAAGGCGAGAGTGATCAAGGCGTGGGAAAGAGTAAACACAGCACACGATGAAAGTCTTGTAGTGAATGGATTCATTAAATGTCGTACCAAAGGAGGTATGATCGTAGACGTATTTGGTATCGAAGCTTTCCTTCCAGGATCGCAAATCGATGTGAAGCCAATTAGAGATTACGATGCTTACGTTGGTAAGAACATGGAATTCAAAGTGGTTAAAATTAACCATGAATTCAAAAACGTTGTGGTATCTCACAAAGCGCTTATCGAAGCAGATATCGAAGAGCAGAAGAAAGAGATCATCGGTCAGCTTGAAAAAGGTCAGGTACTTGAAGGTACTGTTAAGAACATTACTTCTTACGGTGTATTCGTTGACCTTGGAGGTGTTGACGGGCTTGTACACATTACAGATCTTAGCTGGTCTAGAATCAACCATCCAAATGAGATCGTTGAACTTGATCAGAAATTGAACGTAGTAATTCTTGACTTTGATGAGTCTAAGTCTAGAATTCAGTTAGGTCTTAAGCAATTGAGCCAGCACCCATGGGATGCACTTAGCGAAGAACTTAAAGTAGGTGATAATGTAAAAGGTAAAGTAGTTGTAATTGCAGATTACGGTGCATTTATCGAAGTTGCTGAAGGTGTTGAAGGTCTTATCCACGTTTCTGAAATGTCCTGGAGTACGCACTTGCGCTCGGCTCAGGATTTCGTAAATGTTGGTGATGAGGTAGAAGCACAGATCCTTACTTTAGATAGAGAAGATAGAAAAATGTCTCTTGGTATCAAGCAATTGAGCCAGGATCCATGGACAGATATTACTACTAAATATCCTGTTGGTTCTAAGCATAAAGGTATTGTTCGTAACTTCACTAACTTTGGTGTATTCGTAGAGCTAGAAGAAGGAATCGACGGACTTATCTATATTTCTGATCTTTCCTGGACTAAGAAGATCAAGCACCCATCAGAATTTACTAACGTAGGTGATGAGCTTGAAGTAGTGGTTCTTGAACTTGATGTTGAAGGAAGAAAACTTTCTCTTGGACATAAGCAGATCGAGGATAATCCGTGGGATAAGTATGAAGCTGATTTTGGAGTTGGAACTAAGCATACTGCAGCGATCACTGAGATCGTAGACAAAGGTGCTACTATAGATTTCAATGAAGATATTACAGCATTCATTCCGCAGAGACATCTTGAAAAAGAAGACGGAAGCAAGCTAGGAAAAGGTGAAGAAGCAGAATTCCAGATTATTGAATTCAATAAAGAATTTAAGAGAGTGGTAGCTTCTCACATGGTAATTCACAAAGAAGAAGAGCAAAAAATTGTTAAGCAGGCTGCTAAGAAATCAGCTTCGCAGAACAAAGATAACGCCACTACTATTGGTGATGTTAATGCTGATCTTCAAGCGTTGAAAGACAAAATGGAAGGAAAGAAGTAA
- a CDS encoding response regulator: MRKVDIACIIDDDPIFVFGTKKIMKLANFCDNFMVFHNGEDAIKHLEPIIKSNQPSLPDVILLDLNMPIMDGWQFLDEFTAIPCTKEIIIYIVTSSIDPHDVAKASEYDKVSNYLIKPISSQKLQELLVEAE, translated from the coding sequence ATGAGAAAAGTTGATATTGCATGTATTATTGATGATGATCCAATATTTGTATTTGGAACAAAGAAGATCATGAAACTAGCTAATTTTTGCGACAATTTTATGGTATTTCATAACGGTGAAGATGCCATTAAACATTTAGAGCCTATAATTAAATCTAACCAGCCTTCTTTACCAGATGTAATTCTTCTGGATCTAAATATGCCTATTATGGATGGCTGGCAATTTCTGGATGAATTTACAGCAATTCCATGTACAAAAGAAATAATCATTTATATAGTTACTTCTTCCATAGACCCTCATGATGTAGCGAAAGCCAGTGAATATGATAAAGTAAGCAATTACCTAATTAAGCCTATTAGTTCCCAGAAACTTCAAGAACTTCTTGTAGAGGCAGAGTAA
- a CDS encoding PAS domain S-box protein, translated as MTYDVMDRVFSLIRENQDLFEFTQVNAMDGFLIFQPSSPDRIWLNPKLRSVLGYSSKDFEKEEFTSDFLDKETTALINNIEKGKTRLFLKHKQGFKLRLSVNVQKIQDQDFQYLILGFNQTNQSPELKYNLLRKINRYEKIIEGAELGNWQWNIQTGETIFSDKWAEVLGYNIDELRPTSIKTWESLSHPQDQEKCNRELQKHFEGKTDYYLTDARMRNKQGNWVWVRDKGKVVSWTKNGEPEWMTGFHTDITEEKNRLEIKRLFIDQAPSAIAMFDREMEYIAASNKWLEDYHITDRQVIGKCHYDIFPNISDEWKEVHQKCMLGEIHSKDEDCYFYPDGTEQWISWEIRPWYTSDHKIGGILMHTADITPMKLAEREMFKRQQLIETVLESIDVGIVACDQNGSLSLFNRATKDWHGLPLKPIPQNELSEYYGLFNIEGTKALDHSEIPLLKVLNHGKLENDEIMIKPKIGKARKVSVNGSQLFDENGKIAGAVIAMHDITKRIEAENKHKISQESFRGSFEHAAIGMAIVNPDGKWVQINNRVCDIVGYSATELKELNFRDITHPEDLDLDLKLLNELIEGKREFYHMDKRYYHKDGHLVYINLAVSLVRNDKNKPLFFVSQITDISNEKIAEAKLRKTLAELEGLLDSSTRVSMISINPEGTITAFNKGAENLLGYSREEMIGKRTTEVVHSKKELKARSLEFEENYGERFEGVELLKAMALKGGFDTREWLYKPKNGAMFPVQLTLTAIKDQNEIIGYLAVATNISKLKNAERELSNILELTKDQNDRLKNFAHIVSHNLRSHSGNFGMLLDLFVEEYPDQKRNQIIEMLYKSSDGLKETIEHLNEVTVINTSVSETLVKINLRKEVDRASSSVAGLINNAHLEIINKVPADCNILGVKAYMESILLNFTTNAIKYRSTDRDSFISFSIQKRKQHIQLIIEDNGLGIDLKKHRQKLFGMYKTFHKHKDSRGIGLFITKNQIEAMEGSIEVESAVDQGTKFIINLKKG; from the coding sequence ATGACTTATGACGTTATGGATAGGGTTTTCTCCTTAATTAGGGAAAACCAGGATTTATTTGAGTTTACTCAAGTAAATGCAATGGATGGTTTTTTAATCTTTCAACCTTCTTCTCCCGATAGAATCTGGTTAAATCCAAAATTACGTTCGGTATTGGGGTATTCTTCAAAAGATTTTGAGAAAGAAGAATTCACTTCAGATTTTCTCGACAAAGAAACTACAGCCTTAATCAATAATATTGAAAAAGGAAAAACCCGATTATTCTTAAAACACAAACAGGGATTTAAACTTCGGCTCTCTGTAAATGTGCAGAAGATTCAAGATCAGGATTTCCAGTACTTGATATTAGGCTTCAATCAAACAAATCAATCTCCAGAGTTAAAATATAACCTCCTTCGAAAAATTAATCGATATGAGAAAATAATTGAAGGGGCTGAATTAGGCAACTGGCAATGGAATATTCAAACTGGTGAAACCATATTTAGCGATAAATGGGCAGAAGTGCTGGGTTACAACATTGATGAGCTGAGGCCTACTTCCATTAAAACCTGGGAAAGTCTTAGCCATCCTCAAGATCAGGAAAAATGTAACAGGGAACTTCAAAAACACTTTGAAGGTAAAACCGACTACTATCTTACCGATGCCAGAATGAGGAATAAACAGGGAAATTGGGTGTGGGTAAGAGATAAAGGCAAAGTGGTTAGCTGGACCAAGAATGGCGAACCAGAGTGGATGACAGGGTTTCATACTGATATAACTGAAGAAAAAAACCGCCTTGAAATTAAAAGATTATTTATAGATCAGGCTCCCAGTGCAATAGCCATGTTCGATAGGGAAATGGAATACATTGCAGCTTCTAACAAATGGCTGGAAGATTATCATATTACTGACAGACAGGTTATAGGAAAATGTCACTATGATATTTTTCCAAATATCTCAGATGAATGGAAAGAAGTACATCAAAAATGTATGCTTGGGGAAATTCACAGTAAAGATGAAGATTGCTATTTCTATCCAGATGGCACAGAACAATGGATAAGCTGGGAAATAAGACCATGGTATACAAGCGATCATAAGATTGGCGGTATTCTAATGCATACTGCAGATATTACCCCTATGAAACTTGCCGAAAGAGAAATGTTTAAAAGGCAACAACTAATAGAAACAGTCCTGGAAAGTATAGATGTTGGTATTGTAGCGTGTGATCAAAATGGCAGCCTGAGCCTATTTAACAGAGCAACAAAAGACTGGCATGGATTACCCTTAAAACCTATTCCTCAAAATGAATTATCAGAATATTATGGGTTATTCAATATAGAAGGCACCAAGGCTTTAGATCACTCTGAAATCCCATTATTGAAAGTTTTGAATCATGGTAAGCTTGAAAATGATGAAATCATGATCAAGCCTAAAATAGGAAAAGCACGAAAGGTTTCAGTAAACGGGTCTCAACTATTCGATGAAAATGGAAAAATTGCAGGTGCAGTTATTGCCATGCACGACATCACTAAAAGAATTGAAGCAGAAAACAAACATAAAATTAGTCAGGAATCCTTCCGGGGAAGTTTTGAACATGCGGCCATAGGAATGGCTATTGTGAATCCCGACGGAAAGTGGGTTCAGATAAACAACAGAGTTTGTGATATTGTAGGGTATAGCGCTACTGAGCTAAAAGAACTAAATTTTCGTGACATTACACACCCCGAAGACCTGGACCTGGATCTAAAACTTCTCAATGAGCTAATAGAGGGTAAGAGAGAGTTTTACCATATGGATAAACGCTATTACCATAAGGATGGGCATCTCGTTTATATTAATCTGGCAGTTTCACTTGTGAGAAATGATAAAAATAAGCCTCTGTTTTTCGTATCACAGATCACAGATATTTCAAATGAAAAAATTGCGGAGGCTAAGCTTAGAAAAACGCTTGCAGAGCTTGAAGGTCTTTTAGACTCCAGTACCCGGGTTAGCATGATAAGTATAAATCCCGAAGGGACTATTACAGCTTTTAATAAAGGAGCTGAAAACCTTTTAGGATATTCCAGAGAGGAAATGATCGGGAAGCGTACCACAGAAGTTGTTCATTCAAAAAAAGAATTAAAAGCCAGGTCTTTAGAATTTGAAGAAAATTATGGTGAGCGATTTGAAGGAGTAGAACTTTTAAAAGCAATGGCTTTAAAGGGTGGTTTTGACACCAGGGAATGGCTATATAAGCCGAAAAATGGTGCTATGTTTCCGGTACAATTAACGCTAACAGCCATTAAAGATCAAAATGAGATCATAGGGTATCTAGCAGTTGCCACGAATATTTCCAAATTAAAGAATGCAGAAAGAGAACTGTCAAATATCTTAGAATTGACCAAAGATCAAAATGACAGGTTAAAGAATTTTGCTCATATCGTCTCACATAATTTAAGATCTCATTCCGGTAATTTTGGAATGCTTCTGGACCTCTTTGTAGAAGAATATCCCGACCAAAAGCGAAACCAGATCATTGAGATGCTCTATAAATCTTCTGATGGTCTTAAAGAAACAATAGAACACCTAAACGAAGTCACTGTAATTAACACTTCTGTAAGTGAAACACTTGTAAAAATAAATCTGCGGAAAGAAGTAGATAGAGCATCAAGCTCTGTTGCTGGATTGATCAATAATGCTCATCTGGAAATTATAAATAAGGTCCCTGCCGACTGTAACATTTTAGGAGTTAAAGCTTACATGGAAAGTATTTTGTTGAATTTCACAACAAATGCAATCAAGTATAGGTCTACAGATAGAGATAGCTTTATAAGTTTCAGCATACAGAAAAGGAAACAACATATTCAGCTAATTATTGAGGATAATGGTCTTGGGATCGATCTGAAAAAACATCGCCAGAAACTATTCGGCATGTATAAAACCTTTCATAAGCATAAAGACTCCCGGGGTATTGGTTTATTTATCACTAAAAATCAAATTGAAGCTATGGAAGGCAGCATTGAGGTAGAAAGTGCTGTAGATCAGGGAACTAAATTCATTATAAATCTAAAGAAAGGATGA
- a CDS encoding ferritin-like domain-containing protein, which produces MKKPVNSNGLTQTDFQLVNSRRKFLKTGSLLIAGSSVLFYACDPDSAEDAEILNVADAKGFENKKVYNLGKGDIGILNYAYVLEQLEAEFYTQVLDGAYWASASMIEKKMLEDIYKHEVIHREFFQTVLSSFDIQPSKRIPELEFDFSSVDFSDRDSVLGTSIVLEDTGVSAYNGAGDLIENTDYLLIAGKIVSVEARHASAVRSVYLMDDFAFAGDDVVDPVTGLDLAAEPKDVISKVNATGFIVDKIVASALPKK; this is translated from the coding sequence ATGAAAAAACCAGTTAATTCTAACGGGCTTACACAAACCGATTTCCAGTTGGTAAATTCCAGACGAAAATTTCTTAAGACTGGGAGCCTTTTAATTGCGGGCTCCAGTGTATTATTTTATGCTTGCGACCCGGATAGTGCAGAGGATGCGGAAATTTTAAATGTTGCCGACGCCAAAGGATTTGAAAATAAAAAGGTCTACAATCTTGGGAAAGGGGATATAGGTATTCTTAATTATGCTTATGTGCTAGAGCAATTAGAAGCTGAGTTCTACACTCAGGTTCTGGACGGGGCCTATTGGGCAAGCGCATCCATGATAGAGAAGAAAATGTTGGAAGATATCTATAAGCATGAAGTTATTCACAGGGAATTTTTTCAAACCGTGCTAAGCTCTTTTGATATTCAACCAAGTAAAAGAATTCCTGAATTGGAGTTCGATTTTTCTTCGGTAGATTTCAGTGATAGGGATTCAGTTCTGGGTACCAGTATTGTTTTAGAAGATACGGGAGTTTCGGCTTATAATGGCGCTGGAGATCTTATTGAAAATACAGATTATTTACTTATAGCGGGGAAAATTGTTTCGGTAGAAGCCAGGCATGCTTCTGCAGTTCGTTCGGTATATCTAATGGATGATTTTGCATTCGCAGGGGATGATGTAGTAGATCCCGTAACCGGACTTGATCTTGCTGCTGAACCAAAGGATGTGATTTCCAAAGTAAACGCTACAGGATTTATTGTAGATAAAATAGTGGCGAGTGCACTACCAAAGAAATAA